From the genome of Scytonema hofmannii PCC 7110, one region includes:
- a CDS encoding WD40 repeat domain-containing protein codes for MISLKVAHTDSVWSVAFSPNGQLLASCSLDRTIRIWDVSNGNCLHILVGHSDRIGCVRFSPNGSQIASASEDQTVKLWDVNSGECLKTLQYQQRMWSVAFSPDGKSIASGCMNNTIQIWDVQSSECLQTLVGHTGWVLSVSFSHDSHQLISGSSDQTIKVWDVNSGQSLYNLRQHKNWVWSVALSSNHHAIASASEDEAIHLWNKETGEWEATLQAQRPYEGTNITDVTGLTNAQEAALRALGAVEILK; via the coding sequence TTGATTAGCTTAAAAGTTGCACATACAGACTCAGTTTGGTCTGTGGCATTTAGCCCCAACGGTCAACTCCTCGCTAGTTGTAGTTTAGATCGAACGATCCGAATTTGGGATGTCAGTAATGGGAACTGCTTGCATATACTGGTAGGGCATAGCGATCGCATTGGATGTGTGAGGTTTAGTCCTAATGGTTCCCAAATAGCAAGTGCAAGTGAAGACCAAACCGTAAAACTTTGGGACGTGAATAGTGGCGAGTGTCTGAAAACTTTGCAGTATCAGCAGCGAATGTGGTCAGTTGCGTTTAGCCCTGATGGGAAAAGCATTGCTAGTGGTTGCATGAACAACACAATTCAAATTTGGGATGTACAAAGTAGCGAATGCTTACAAACTTTAGTTGGACATACTGGCTGGGTACTGTCAGTTAGTTTCAGCCATGACAGCCATCAGTTGATTAGCGGTAGTTCCGACCAAACTATCAAGGTTTGGGATGTTAATAGCGGTCAGTCCTTATATAATTTACGGCAACACAAGAATTGGGTGTGGTCTGTTGCATTGAGCAGCAATCATCATGCGATCGCAAGTGCTAGCGAAGATGAAGCCATTCATCTTTGGAACAAGGAAACAGGAGAATGGGAAGCAACGCTGCAAGCACAAAGACCCTATGAAGGAACAAACATCACGGATGTTACAGGTTTAACTAATGCACAAGAAGCCGCCCTCCGAGCATTGGGAGCAGTCGAAATACTTAAATAA
- a CDS encoding RNA-guided endonuclease InsQ/TnpB family protein — MHKVWKRWLAGYRYYYNETIVLLRCYDGVMKVSAEQLDKLLQRIETIPDWVKTIPGHQRQEACFEAYDAFNRAKKDGGEAEFKSVKATSQTIQFKAGNFKNGTWYCNTTKGLKFTAFGQTIPYQCEYGTELVYRHGKWFGCFPKHDLVVPTGSDRVIALDPGNRTFLTGFDGENVLEIGKGDIGRIQRLCSHLDKLISRSTKTTCRKRRKMRVAANRIRERIQNLIKDLHNKAVNLLVKSYKVIFLPTFDSSQMVIKKRNGKKRRINNKSVRQMLTLSHYRFEQHLKQAASRCGVIVVLCNESYTSKTCGNCGHIHHGLGGNKVFKCPHCGIQISRDVNGARNILLRALQATAFTVTHDSIVLSDSSELTDAVVNQV; from the coding sequence TTGCACAAAGTTTGGAAACGTTGGTTGGCGGGATATCGTTATTATTACAACGAAACTATTGTCTTGTTGCGTTGTTATGATGGCGTGATGAAAGTTAGTGCCGAACAACTTGACAAGTTGTTACAACGGATTGAAACTATTCCTGATTGGGTAAAAACAATTCCCGGTCATCAGCGCCAAGAAGCGTGTTTTGAAGCGTATGATGCGTTTAACCGAGCCAAAAAAGATGGAGGGGAGGCAGAGTTTAAATCAGTAAAAGCAACAAGCCAAACTATTCAATTCAAAGCTGGTAATTTCAAGAATGGAACGTGGTACTGCAACACAACTAAAGGGTTAAAGTTTACTGCTTTCGGGCAAACTATACCCTATCAATGCGAATACGGTACAGAGCTTGTATACCGCCATGGTAAATGGTTTGGCTGTTTTCCTAAGCATGACTTGGTTGTACCGACTGGAAGTGATAGGGTAATAGCTTTAGACCCAGGAAATCGCACTTTCTTGACTGGCTTTGATGGCGAGAACGTCTTAGAGATTGGAAAGGGAGACATTGGGCGCATACAAAGATTGTGCTCACACCTTGACAAGTTAATAAGTCGGAGCACCAAAACCACTTGCCGTAAGCGTAGAAAGATGCGTGTTGCTGCTAACCGGATAAGAGAAAGAATCCAAAATCTGATTAAAGATTTACACAACAAAGCTGTTAATCTGCTTGTTAAATCTTACAAAGTTATCTTCTTGCCAACTTTTGATTCTAGTCAAATGGTAATTAAGAAACGTAATGGTAAGAAGCGCAGAATTAACAACAAGTCAGTGCGTCAAATGTTAACTCTTTCTCATTACCGATTTGAGCAACATCTCAAACAAGCTGCATCTCGATGTGGTGTAATAGTCGTTCTTTGCAACGAGTCTTACACCTCCAAAACTTGTGGTAATTGTGGTCATATCCACCACGGTTTGGGTGGGAACAAAGTTTTTAAATGTCCACATTGCGGAATTCAAATTTCCCGCGATGTGAACGGCGCACGTAATATTTTATTGCGTGCTTTGCAAGCAACTGCCTTCACCGTGACGCATGATTCTATCGTGCTTTCCGATTCGTCGGAATTGACGGATGCCGTAGTTAATCAGGTTTAG